Proteins encoded within one genomic window of Bombina bombina isolate aBomBom1 chromosome 1, aBomBom1.pri, whole genome shotgun sequence:
- the LOC128665957 gene encoding olfactory receptor 12D1-like — protein MEKSNQTSVTEFILLGITNLPQLKIWLFLAFLFFYLFNLIGNLSIVVVVIYDCSLHTPMYFLLGNLSFLDFFYSTTTVPKMLAGLVMEDKKISFQSCITQLHFFHLLGSTEALLLMTMSYDRYVAICNPLRYHILMAKTVCFQLASSNWVTGFIYSLSHTILTSRLPFCKFNEITHFVCDIKPLLKLACTDTHLNESLVSIISGFVGLSSFLLIVISYIFIGTHLLKIPSSQGRRKAFSTCTSHLTLVLLYHGTAIFTYLRPATKDSLEQDRLTAILFTVITPALNPLIYALRNKDVKKGLNKLFLGILFSNK, from the coding sequence ATGGAGAAATCAAATCAGACATCAGTAACTGAGTTTATTCTGCTGGGAATAACCAACCTTCCTCAATTAAAGATTTGGCTTTTTCTTGCTTtcttatttttctatttgtttaacTTGATAGGAAATCTCAGCATTGTTGTTGTGGTGATTTATGATTGCAGCTTGCACACCCCTATGTACTTCTTGTTGGGGAATCTTTCATTTCTTGACTTTTTCTACTCTACAACAACTGTCCCAAAAATGCTGGCTGGCTTGGTGATGGAAGACAAGAAAATATCTTTCCAGAGCTGCATAACCCAACTCCATTTTTTTCACCTTTTGGGAAGCACGGAGGCTCTTCTTCTCATGACTATGTCGTATGATAGATATGTTGCTATTTGTAACCCATTAAGGTATCACATTCTTATGGCAAAAACGGTTTGTTTCCAGTTGGCATCAAGCAATTGGGTCACAGGTTTTATCTACTCATTGTCACATACAATTCTAACATCAAGGTTGCCTTTCTGTAAGTTCAATGAGATCACACATTTTGTTTGTGATATTAAACCTCTTCTAAAACTGGCCTGTACTGATACCCATCTCAATGAGAGTCTGGTGTCCATTATAAGTGGCTTTGTAGGTCTCAGCTCTTTTCTGCTAATTGTCATCTCATACATTTTCATAGGTACCCACCTCCTCAAAATTCCTTCTTCTCAAGGGAGACGCAAGGCTTTCTCCACCTGCACGTCACACTTGACTTTAGTCCTATTGTATCATGGAACAGCTATATTTACATACCTTAGACCAGCCACCAAAGATTCTCTAGAGCAGGATAGGCTAACAGCTATACTATTTACAGTTATTACACCAGCTTTAAACCCTCTTATTTATGCACTGAGAAACAAAGATGTGAAGAAGGGTCTTAATAAATTATTCTTAGGCATActattttcaaataaatag